The DNA region TTGTTATGCTGTGAACAAACGGCAATTTCAAGTGGTTCCTTATAAAGATTAATTCCTCTACTCTGATAAAATTCAATCGCTAGATTATTCATTTTTTCAAGCCGCTCGATTGGTGTGCCGAACAGGGCCCCTGATTTTTTCAGATATTCGAAGGCTTCAGGTTCAAGGTCATTCAAAGAAAAGGCGCCTATCCTGTCATCTCCTTCTGGATTGGAGCGGAAATCCATAAAGACTCTTCTGCCTTTAAGCACTCTCTCGTTATATACCAGAATATCGATAATAGATGACCCGAAATTCGTGAGTTTCCTAGCGTCAAATGGCCACTGATACCCTTTTAAAAATACGCAGGTAGCCAGTTTACCCATTGAATCAAAGTATTCATTTAAAAATTCTTGAGGATTGTTTCCATCTTGGTCTGTACTGATGTATTTAGGAACAACTTGCTGATAAGTGCCTGAAACGTTCCAGCGTACTTTGATTGAAGAAAGCCCAAACTGGGATTCTGTTAAATTATTTGCAATCGCTCCTGCAGTCAAGGCAATTCCAATACTTCCTATTTGACCCTCTGGATAGACGGAAGACTGGTACATGCCGCCAGGACCACCGATTCCCAAGACGATATTCTCACAATTTAATAATACGAGACCAAGGTTGTCAGAAACCATTTTATTTTTATTGATTGCTATAGCTCCAATTACCTTCTTCTGATTACCTTCAGTCTTGGTAAGTAAGGCAATTACTTCATGCCTATCCAGCACTGGAATTTCTTTTCCGGTCACATCTCTGGCAAGACATTCAAACATCTGGTTCGAAGTTCTTGGACCTGCAGAGGTGGCTCTTTGTTTAGGATCGTGGTCTGTTTTATAGCCGATGAAGGTTCCATATTTGTCATGAGGGAACGGAACACCCAACTGCACAAGATGATAAAACTCCTGTAATGACAGGGTGGCCTCAATCAGGGCGATATCACCATGCATTGCCCCTCCATCAAACAATGTCTTTGCCAGTTCATATGGACTATCTGCCTCTTTTCCGGAAATCGACATTTTATAGTAGGTTTGTTTATCGGAACCGGAGTTATTGGAAGCTCCTCCACCTAATCTTTCAGTTACAATCGCCATATCCTGTACTCCGAATTCGTGCAGATGGACGGCACAATTCAATGCAGCAGCACCACTTCCAATAACCAGTGTATTCATTGAATAAATTGGGACTTCTATTCCTTTTATGATCGTAGTGGTTTTTTCCATACATTCTTCCTCCTTAATTGTCGTCACCATTTGGAGTAGGTTTTTATTTCTTGATTAGCTGCCTGGAAATAATCATTTTTTGAATTTCATTCGTTCCTTCAACAATCTCCAATACCTTTGCATCTCCAAAGAACCTTGATACATCATATTCTTCCATAATTCCGTAGCCGCCGTGCATTTGCACCGCTTCATGAGCAATTTCCATTGCCGATTTAGTAGCAAACATTTTTGCCATGGACGCCTCCATGGCAAATGGCTCATTGTTATCCTTTAACACTGCCGCTTTATATGTAATCATTCTGGCAAGTTCAATTTTAGTAGCGATTTCAGCAAGCTTAAATTGTATATTTTGGAACTCGTTCAAATGCCGGCCGAACGCTTTACGCTCCTTGACATATTGTAGAGATAAATCCAGGCAACCCTGTGCTAAACCGACTGCCATAGCAGCTATCAAGAACCGGCCTGACGAAATCGTTTCAAGTGTTTGTCTATAGCCCTTTGCCTTGTCGCCTAATAGGTTTTCTTTTGGAATCCGGCAATTATCAAAGGCCAATTCACGTGTATCGTTCCCTTTAAACCCTATTTTTTGTAATTGAGGCCCAACCAGTACACCTGCTGTTTCTCTTGGAACAATAAACGTCCCTATTTCTTTTTTTCCTCTTTCATCCGTTCCCGTAACAGCTGCAACAATGATTGGACCAGTAATATCCGTTCCAGAGTTAGAGATAAATGTTTTATTTCCATTAATTATCCACTCATCTCCAACCAGTTCGGCAGTTGTTGACAGATTATTGGCATCCGAACCTGCATTTGGTTCTGTCAAAGCGATTGCACCTATTTTTTCACCAGTTAGTATAGGTGTCAGCCACCTTTTTTTTTGTTTATTTGTCCCGAAATTTGACAGCAAAGAACATACAGAAGAGTTCCCCATTATGGAATTTGCTACAGAAGGGTCAACCCTCGCTATTTCCTCATGTACAATTGAAAATGCGAGCCAGCTACCTTCTCCACCGCCATATTCTTCTGGATAAGGGACTCCCGCCAACCCCAATTTCCCCATTTCCTGATAAACTTTTGTTGGAAATCCCTTGTTGTGGCTTAACTCTTTCGCAATGGGTCTTACTTCTTTTTCTGCAAAATCTCTAGCTAGTTTTTTAATGAGTAATTCTTCATCAGTTAGATTAAAGTCCATCAGTAAAAACCGCCTTCCATCGTAATTTTTTTGTGTAAACCTCATTCTCCACTAAATAAAGGCTTTCTTTTTTCGATAAAAGCTGAAACGCCCTCTGTTTTATCTTTAGTAGAAAATAAGTAAGCCTGACTCAAGTTTTCCAACAGCATACCGACCTCCTGTGGAATGTCAGCTTGCCTTTGAATACACTGTTTTGCAAATCTTAGAGCTATAGGTGCTTTTTCGGTAATTTTCTTTGCTATATCAACTACCCGCTCTTTTAATTCAGTTTCTGCGACTACAAAGTTAATAAAACCTATTTTCTCAGCCTCGGCACCATCAATCATATCTCCAAGGAAAACGAGCTCTTTCACTTTTGCTTCACCAATAAGCTTTACTAATCGATGCGTACCTCCTGCACCAGGAATCACTCCAAGCTTACATTCAGGCAATCCAAACTTTGAACGTCCTGTCGCAATTCTTAAGTCACATGCTGCAGCCAGCTCCATTCCACCTCCAAGGGCATAACCGTCAATCGCTGCTACAGTCGGCTTTGGAAACTGGTAGATGAAATCATACAATGACTGCATCCTTGGAAATAATGCTTCAATTGGTGACATTTCATTGAGTTCCTTAATATCTGCACCGGAAGCAAACACCTTCCCTTTTCCAGAAAAAATCACAACTCTAACATCCTTCATTCCTTCAGCTTCCGTCAGGGCAGCTTTAATTTCATCCATCATTTCATCACTGAAAGCGTTGTAAGCTTCTGGTCTGTTTAATTCAATCCAATAAAGTGATTCTTCCTTATAGTGTGTAACGCTTATGAATTTTCCCATTTTCTCTCTCCCCTAATTAATTACTAAGTTATTTTTAATCCATTAATTGTCCGCCATTGACTTCAATATTTTCGCCAACCAGGTAGGTGCTTAAAGGAGACACTAAAAAAAGGACAGCATCTGCAACTTCACTTGGACTGCCTTCTCTGCTTAAAGGAATGACATTCTTGAATTGTTCCCTGGCTTCATCGCTTGTAAAACGATCATGGAAAGGTGTTGTGATCACTCCCGGAGACACAGCATTCACCAATATTCCATGGCCTACTAACTCTTTTGCCAATCCCTTTGTAAAAGCGCTGACGGCTGCTTTAGATGAAGCGTACATAGCAGCCCCTATTCCACCGCCATTACGGGCTGCAATCGAAGAAACGTTTACGATTCTCCCATTCTTTTTAACTTTCATATTTGGAATAGCATACTTTGAACATAGAAAAACCGATTTCTGATTCACGTCAACAATAGATTGCCAAAGGTCGGAGCTCATTTCTTCAATTACACATCTTTCAACCAGTGAACCAGCATTATTAACAAGAATGTCTACTTCCCCCAGTTCATCCTCTATCTTTACATACATTGCTTGTACTGCTTCCTCATTTGTCACATCACATTGATAGACTTTTGCCGTTCCTCCGTGCTCAACAATAGTGGAAACAACCTTTTGGGCTTCTTCCCTGCTGCTGTTATAATTAACTGCAACCTTTGCACCTGCTTCAGCCAATTTTAGAGCAATTGCTTTTCCAATTCCTGTTCCTGCTCCAGTTACCAAAACTACTTGATTTTCGAGATTAATAGAAATCATGATTTCCTCCTAATGTTAAAGACTTTCAAATTAAATATTACTTGTAACTCTTTTATCGACATGTTGTTTGAAAAGCATTGGGTTCATTTCCCTTAACTCGCTAGAAATAGCAGGCATAAAATCCATGTGGGCTAGGATATCTTTTTCAATGATGACTCCCGGAGCGATTTCTGTTAAGACCAAGCCTTGTTCACCTAATTCGAATACTGCCCTTTCAGTAATGAACATGACTTTTTGGCCGGTTTCTTTTGCATATTCACCCGAAAAAGTAATTTGATCTACCTGATTAACGAATTTTTTATGTTTCCCTTCATTGATGATGTTAAGCTGTCCATCTTTAATCACAATTTTTAAACCACCTGCTGTGAAAGTGCCACAAAAAATAATTTGCTTAGCATTTTGTGCTATATTAATAAAACCTCCGCAGCCAATGATTCTGTCTCCAATTTTAC from Neobacillus sp. FSL H8-0543 includes:
- a CDS encoding acyl-CoA dehydrogenase family protein yields the protein MDFNLTDEELLIKKLARDFAEKEVRPIAKELSHNKGFPTKVYQEMGKLGLAGVPYPEEYGGGEGSWLAFSIVHEEIARVDPSVANSIMGNSSVCSLLSNFGTNKQKKRWLTPILTGEKIGAIALTEPNAGSDANNLSTTAELVGDEWIINGNKTFISNSGTDITGPIIVAAVTGTDERGKKEIGTFIVPRETAGVLVGPQLQKIGFKGNDTRELAFDNCRIPKENLLGDKAKGYRQTLETISSGRFLIAAMAVGLAQGCLDLSLQYVKERKAFGRHLNEFQNIQFKLAEIATKIELARMITYKAAVLKDNNEPFAMEASMAKMFATKSAMEIAHEAVQMHGGYGIMEEYDVSRFFGDAKVLEIVEGTNEIQKMIISRQLIKK
- a CDS encoding FAD-binding protein — encoded protein: MEKTTTIIKGIEVPIYSMNTLVIGSGAAALNCAVHLHEFGVQDMAIVTERLGGGASNNSGSDKQTYYKMSISGKEADSPYELAKTLFDGGAMHGDIALIEATLSLQEFYHLVQLGVPFPHDKYGTFIGYKTDHDPKQRATSAGPRTSNQMFECLARDVTGKEIPVLDRHEVIALLTKTEGNQKKVIGAIAINKNKMVSDNLGLVLLNCENIVLGIGGPGGMYQSSVYPEGQIGSIGIALTAGAIANNLTESQFGLSSIKVRWNVSGTYQQVVPKYISTDQDGNNPQEFLNEYFDSMGKLATCVFLKGYQWPFDARKLTNFGSSIIDILVYNERVLKGRRVFMDFRSNPEGDDRIGAFSLNDLEPEAFEYLKKSGALFGTPIERLEKMNNLAIEFYQSRGINLYKEPLEIAVCSQHNNGGLKGNIWWESNVKHLFPVGEVNGTHGIYRPGGSSLNGGQVGGYRAAQFIAANYQSSPKQIDQFVTEASDQITELFTYYQDISKRVNADSTYGEEIRAQIQTTMTLSGSHIRELSTVSDALEKAEALYTQFDENLEICSRNEVLGSIQNKMLLATQIAYLSSIKKYLQEGGGSRGSYIVLDPEGEQIHPKLDGNWKIKHENSSHRDKIIETSLTSSGQFESSMEPVRPIPEDDEWFENVWNQYLQGEIVR
- a CDS encoding enoyl-CoA hydratase-related protein, which codes for MGKFISVTHYKEESLYWIELNRPEAYNAFSDEMMDEIKAALTEAEGMKDVRVVIFSGKGKVFASGADIKELNEMSPIEALFPRMQSLYDFIYQFPKPTVAAIDGYALGGGMELAAACDLRIATGRSKFGLPECKLGVIPGAGGTHRLVKLIGEAKVKELVFLGDMIDGAEAEKIGFINFVVAETELKERVVDIAKKITEKAPIALRFAKQCIQRQADIPQEVGMLLENLSQAYLFSTKDKTEGVSAFIEKRKPLFSGE
- a CDS encoding SDR family NAD(P)-dependent oxidoreductase — translated: MISINLENQVVLVTGAGTGIGKAIALKLAEAGAKVAVNYNSSREEAQKVVSTIVEHGGTAKVYQCDVTNEEAVQAMYVKIEDELGEVDILVNNAGSLVERCVIEEMSSDLWQSIVDVNQKSVFLCSKYAIPNMKVKKNGRIVNVSSIAARNGGGIGAAMYASSKAAVSAFTKGLAKELVGHGILVNAVSPGVITTPFHDRFTSDEAREQFKNVIPLSREGSPSEVADAVLFLVSPLSTYLVGENIEVNGGQLMD